In Megalops cyprinoides isolate fMegCyp1 chromosome 16, fMegCyp1.pri, whole genome shotgun sequence, the genomic window atttcatatactgtacatgcacacagccaGACATATACCAGAGGAAGTATCCAGCTCTTGTTGGATGAGCAGGGTCATGCTAAGGATTTCAGCATGCAACTCTCTGAGGTACAGATAAAGCTGCCAAATTGTTAAGCTGCAATGCCTACTCAGGTTGACTATACTGTGTCACAAAGGGAAAGGCGCAGCCTGTTAGGTAAGTAGACAAAATTTTTCTTTGGAGTACCTTGCCCTTTTCTAGCTTATCATACAACTTAAACCAGTCAGTGAGAAACCAAATGTGAGGGAGcttgagagaaaaacagagggaggcagggagagaccagGAGAGATCAAAAGAGATACTGGCCTGTTCTTTGTTGCTCTCCAGTGCAGGCAGAACCTCCTTCACAGTCCTCTCTACAAGAACACCGCCGACCAGCCTGTAACACTTTCGTGTAGGATCTACCTCCCGCAGGGTGTCAATGACCAAGctaaaagggaaagagagagacaagacCAGCGGGCCTGTGCTTAGTATCCAACCCTAGCATCAGAAGGCTGTGGTTATTCTACGGCTATAACAACCCTTACcattgtatatatatactctGGGCATGAAGCTAGCTCTCAACATAGCTCTCCATTTACGCATGTAGAAAAGACAATTCTAGGCCCTCCTTCACACATATCAATTAAACACTTATTTTTAGCCACTGTAATTTATTGTTAATGCTTGACCATTATATGCCCGAGTGACCTAGACTGCACATAGTAAGTAAGGGGACTAGGCACAGGTGATGCGGTGATTCAATCTGTTGAGTCCAAGCTGTTTATTAGGAAAGGAAGAGCAATACCGTACACCCGCCCAATTATCACGCGAATAACAGCTTGTTGTCATTGGCTCGGCTCTGCTGGCAGGGTGGCAGGCAGTGAGGCACCTGAGCCCTCAGAGGCCCCGAGCGAAAACAGAAAACCTGACAAACAGGAGGACAGCACCTGTGCTCATTGATTTCCATCTCCAGCTCAGCTGACTTGGCGGCCATACTGCGCTGCTCCTGGCGCATCCGCTGAAATGCGGCAACCACCTGCgtgacacacgcacgcacgcacacacacacggacacacacgcacgtacgtgcacgcacaaacacacacagtcacgcagaaagggagagagaaaacccaacacaaacactacaCATCAGCTGAACACATTACTGAGCCTGAGGatggataaataaaataaaacaaatgaaaatccAAAATTGACAGGCTCCTTTAAAAGCTACTGTACTGATGAAAATGACAGGCTTATTCTGAATCCAGCTCAAACTAACTTTGGTGGAATAtggacaaaatatgaaaatgatgcaCTGAAGTACACTCTATAAGGACACTGGAATATTGGATAACCTCACGTTACTGagtttaaaatgacaatgactaGATTCATCCGAAAACAATACGGTGCAAAATACAATCACTCATTTTCTATCCAAGATTTTTTCAACTTTCTGAACAACGTGCCACACAGTAATTTTCACTACAGTAAAAGTACACAATACTAATCTAATCATTCAAAGCTTCCTTTTAATTTCACAGTATGGATCATTTCAATATGTGATGAACACATGTCGAACAGTGTAGTTCATAACGTATGAATGTATGGTTCCCGACAACTGAACTCAGGATATATCGGCTAGGTAGTAACTTGGCTCTGCTTGACCGAGGGCAGGAATAGCTCAGAACACCTCGCCGAGTGTCACAGACCATACCTTATTCAGACAAGGGGCTTTTCCATGCTATCAACAGGCTTCTTCATTAGCATGTGCTCTTGAAAGAAACGCCAAATATTCTCAATCCTATTCACTGCAGTGTCTGTATTACAACATCTTCAGATACACTTCTGGATTATGTTTCTGCCTGCGCATTAAAGcgaagtgacatcacagctcgGACTGCtgctacctagctagcaagcaagtcACTGCAACTGTGAATCGTGTgataagctagctagctagccagctaactggctagcaaTGCATCGCGACTGTTGGTGCGATTGACCACACCGTTTTCGATCCAAAATTTCAGAATAACATTCCACACATAAGAACATGAATAGGTAAACCGCGTGGATACCTGCTCCGCCGAGGGCCCAGACTGTTTCCCTCCGGTGCTGTTGTTGGTTTTACTGGCCGCCGTGCTGCTACTACTGCTCGCTGCCATCTTGGAATAGGGAGCACCCAGACAGTCCGAGGACCCCGTCTTACAATTCCGAGCTGTCTTCTCCATTGCCTGCACGAATAAAGGCAATATTCGTATTTACATTTTAGGTGGCTCTCATAAAATTGCAAGATTATTGGCAACACGATATAACGACCCTTTAGGACGGAgacaaatatttattattaagtatCACGACTCATTTCGGCGAGTATATTTTATCATTAGCAAACATGCTAATAACTACGGGTTCGTTGAAACGTTAGCGAATAGGTCGGTGGATGGCAAAGCATGAATTTGCCTTTCCCCTGATTAGAATTACAGCTACATTTGATAGCAAAACTTCTAGTCAATGCAAGCATTATtttggctagctaactacctagcTACAACCTGTCAAGGGGTAAATCAGCTGATTGTCCGGTTAGAAGCAGTAGTTGGTACTCGTCCTATGACATTTGTCACCCTTTGGACACAAACGACAAGAGTGAAGTCAGTTAGCCTTTGTTAATcgaaatgtaatgaaaagttcgtttttttattttaaacctatTTATAATTCAGTAGCGCGAGCTAAGTACTGCTGCACGGTGTTTTAATGCTTGTATTCGGTATCACCTCGCGGTCCCAAGCCAGACATTTGTTGCGGCACCATTTGACCAGGATATCGAGTTTAACTTGCGAGAGTCGCAGGTAATTACCGTGTGGCATACTTGCGTTATTGACCTCCCGTCACCTCCCTCCAATAAACTATGTGTAAGATTTGCATTATTGGGACAATAATTTGTCGAGTGTTAACGAGATGTTATTTGGTATTTGATTAAGTATTTGTTTTGGTGAGTAAAAACCAATTTTAAAATACGGTGCATGAAACGTTCCACCTCCCATTGACGTGAGGAAAAATGTTGTGATTTACGAGTTTTGAATCCTAAAAGTCAGAGTCATGCATTCGCAGATTTGTTAAATACAGGAAGTGTGCCCCATATCATCACTTTTAATGAAACCACGGAACCAGTGCCAACATCAAGAATATCTCTTTTCTCAAGCATTTTGATCACTGTGGAAGAGCAAttccattttcaattttctATTTTAGGGGTTGCCAAATTCCAGGCTATAAATGTGTCactcagtggggaattgaatcCCTTAATTTTCTCgttaatataattaatttgcTTTAATTCTCAATTTAATCTTCCTAGGATGTCATCCTCAAATCCAGTGGCCGCAGTGTGTCAGGTGACCTCCACCCCAGACAAAGAGGTCAACTTTGCCGCTTGCAAGCGATTGATGGAGCAGGCAAAGGAGAGGGGCGCCAGCATGGTGTTCCTGCCGGAGGGCTTCGACTACATCGGGTCAAGTCGTGACGAGACCTTGCAGTTGTCGGAAAGCCTGGAAGGACACACTATCTCACGCTACTCTCAGCTGGCCAGGCATGTCCCCGGGGCATGTCAGAATGCGGCTCATTGTGCAAACAGATCATTAGAAATAATCACATGGTCATCCACTGTATTTTGTAGGACCAGGATTGTCTGTTCtatgttcaaataaatgtttattcttTGGGGGGTGTTAGAGTTGGTGTGTGGAACCTGTGTCTGTGCGTTATGGAATCAAGACACATcctcccttcttcctctctttcaggaATTTGGGGGTGTGGCTTTCTCTGGGAGGATTTCATGAAAGAGGGGGAGactgggagacagacaggaggatctACAATAGTCACATCATCCTCAATGAACAAGGTATTCGCTACATAGAAGTGGATAaacatacacttgcacacacacacagaggcgtaAACACATACACGTGCTACAACAAAGGTGGACCAAAGTGTCCAtggcgcacgcacacacacacacacacacacatactcacacacacactcaaatagTGCCTAagttcagtttttgtgtttcGCCAGGTGATATAGTCTCAGTGTACAGGAAGGGGCACCTGTTCGATGTAGAGCTGAAAGAAAAGGGTGTGTCCCTCAGAGAGAGTGCGTTCACCATCCCAGGACCCAGTCTCACTCCCCCGGTCCAGACTCCCATCGGAAAGGTCACTGGGAATGTTTCGTAATATTTTCTCTGCTATCCTGAGCAACAGAtcatttttctgtatgtgtatatacgtgtgtgtttATTGCATTCCAGGTGGGGCTGGGCGTATGCTATGACCTGCGATTCCCAGAGCTCTCATTGGCCCTCTTGCGGCACGGAGCAGAGATTCTGACATACCCATCAGCTTTCACTGTGGCAACGGGGGCAGCCCACTGGGAGGTGAGAAAGTCAGtttataaaaaatgcaaatttaagaGTGATAAACCTTCACTTTTTGAGTACTCTAATGGCAACAACAAAGACTAACAAAAGATAACTATTGATCATCACCTTGAGTGATGATTTTTGATATCGTTCAGCTAATGCCCTCATCTGTGGTAATTTACACCACACGGTCTTAATGCATACATCATAACAAATGCAGAAAGATAAACATCATTGCCAAAAATGGTAATAACTAGTCTCTCATGAAAGGATTCTGAGAATCACACAACATTGTAGCCACAAGTTAAAGGAGCACTTGGTCACTCATCAGCGATGATGTACTGGAATGTACCCCATGGTATGAGAGCTGAAGTTCCTTACTCTGTGCAGACGTTGTTCTTTACACTGGATTCCAGTGGTTtaatgcatatctgtgtgttcATGCGCTTGTGACTGGGCTGTATGCTTACACGTGCACTCCTCCTGCTACCGTAGGTGTTGCTTCGCGCCAGGGCCATTGAGACTCAGTGTTTCGTTCTGGCTGCCGCCCAGGTGGGCAGCCACCATGCCAAGCGTGCCTCTTACGGCCACGCCCTGGCTGTGGACCCATGGGGGAAGGTGATTGGTGACTGTGGGGGGGCGGAGACGGGCGTGGCCCTGGTGGAGATCGACATGCAGAAGCTCAGGGACACCAGGACGAATATGCCGGTGCAGCAGCATTGGAGGAGTGCCGAGTTCTACAGCAGCCTGGACTGAAGAGACAGGAACATTTCTGGGGCAAATCTGGCTCTTATTAAGATGACACTCAAGTACATTTGCTTCTGATTAGCTTCAAAACCTTCctaaaaaaactgcagttttacatgATGACTTCACCCTGAATTAAATCACACTGAAATAACATCTGTTGTAATTATAACAAATCAGTTATTCTTAACTACTGCAGTTAGcttggttttttttccattttgagaaaaatgttcaatttgacaaatttcttttcagttttaccAGTCCTGCATTTCTGACCAatctttgttttgtaatttctgattgttttttttatatgtatgtattttcccATGTGATTTGTATAAGCGAGCAGCAGTGGAATATTCTCTGTTTTTATGAGAAAAAATGGAATCCCTACCATATGCTTAATTCAGTTCTTGCTTTATTTATGTAACTAATTTGTAAATCGTGATACACACATTAGGAGTTTAAGtacacaaataattaaataatgcaaattatttttgtaacttATTGTCTTTCAAAAAACCTCCTCGATTTTTGGCTTGAGCACTGAAGTCACAATATTGTTGAACTCATTCAAGAAACACAATGTGTACATAATAGGGGGATCGAATTACTCTGATTAAAACATGCGATAACTTGTAAGATCATTATTACCATTACCTCATAACTTACCAGTTCTTTGACACTGGATATTTTCACTATTAACATACATGTGTATGGCTGAGCAAACAATAGTTAATTGTAATAGTTCACTATGacaaaaaacagggaaaaccCTTTTCTCCTAAACCGGGGTCGGAGGAATATAAAGTTGTTTCATGGAGTCTGAGAGAGATGGCGCCACCTCGCTAGCCGAGCACTTTCACTTTGCAGAAAACCAGGACAAGAACTCTGTGGTGCGTACCACAGTCCATCGTCTATCAACACCGTCCAAAACAAGTACGCGCCCACAACCATGAGCCGAAAGAGACTGCACTGTTTCACAGAAGTTAGCCTCTCCCCTGACCCTCAAAACGCTTTCATGGACACTACGGGTCCCCCTTCCCGGATCGACGAGGATTTCTCCGAATTTGAGCCGGACGAGGAGTTGCTGAGCTCGATGAGCGACATCACGGAGCACCTCGGGAGGAACATCTCTGTGGTACTGGAGGCAGCGCTGTCCGAAATCAGGAAGATGGTCAGCGTCAGGATTCGGGTGCTTAAAATGGAGCTTCGGGAGAAAACAGACGAAATCGAGGTTTTAAAGGCACGGCTGGAGACggtggagagagaagggagagaccAGTTACCTGGATCGGCGGCCGCGGAGGCGGCGGCTGCGTTTAGGAAATCCGATTTTCATCCGGGTAATAAATACAACAGTGACCCCAAGAAAGCAAAACCAGGCGCCCCCGGGATCAAAAAGGAGAATATCGATGCGATCTGTGACTATCTGATGAAAGATAAGAACTCGAGGAGTGGTGCTGAACTGGATAGCGACCAGAGCATCCCGCCGTCAGACAGAGACAGTCGCCTCGATCCGCAGTCGCACAGCTCGGTCAACCTGTGGACGGACAGTGGGATCAATAGCGGAGGCCCAGGGGATGGGGAGACAGACACCACTCCCGAGGACATATTTAGCATGCTACCGTCGGGTAGCAAACGAATATATGACTACGAATGGATAACGGGAGTGGAGTATCCGCCAGATCTGaaaggtagctagcttgcttaGTAGAGCGGTTTGATGAGGATGAGCTACACTAACTGGCTAGCGAAAGCTAAGGCGTCCTGTCTTGCATTGGGGCCATGGCGTTTTGAATCGTTACTGCCTTTGTTGTGATCCTCTCAGATTTTTGTTGAAGTTGCcacacacatttataatgtTGACATTAAAACGGGCAACGTTTCCACTCCCTGCACTGTATTTGAGGTATGTTCACTTAAAGTAGTTGCTTGTCATGGCTATTGAAAAATAGATTAATTGCTAAAGTGCCGTGCAAATACTGTGGCTGGATCCCTGAGAAGTCGTTTTGGAGTTCTAATGTACAATATAACTGAAGCTTTACCCATGTTCTCTCCAGACATGGTAATGTATCCTAGGTGACGTTAAAGGACCTGCATTTGTCAGGACATGTTTcccacaaaccacaaaaatatCATCAATTCACGGATACCAAGTTGAAGCTCACTTTCACCTCTGAGGTGTTCTGTAACCTCCAGCATTTTCCATGCTGTCCATGTTATGTTGAATGAACATGAATGTGTATTTCTCAACAGATTTCAAAGGCCACGATGTGTGTCAAGACACATCAGGAGATTTAGTATGACACAAATTTTGACTGTATCCTGTATCTGTGAAGACTCAGGGGTAGGCATGAACGTTTAAAAAGTAGAACTACTTCAATTAAACATGTTCAGACATGGTTTCCGATATGgatattttgcaaatgtattaatctctacattacatatttatatgccaacttaaaaaaaaaatcttagggGTTGTGCCAAAGTCAGTCCCATTTAGCACAGTGACTCGACTAACCCGAGTGGTCTTTCCTGAAAGCAAATCTGCCGTGTAGCACTAACTGCACCATCTGTTCTTTAAGCAGAGTTCTGTTCATCCTCAAACACTTTGTGTTACTTGTGACACAAGGTCATGTTagttgtgaaaaatgaaaatagacacCCCCGAGTCTTGCTCTCccctgctgtgattggctgatccAATAGTCCAAAGCTGTGTCAttcttctcctctcaggtgggAGGGAGCCAAAATGTGAGGGTAGCGCGCCAACAGATGGAGATGAGGTAGCGGAGGATGAatcagagggaaggaggggcgTGCTAGGCCACTCCCCAGCCCCTGcagaccacacccacaccccgGAGTTTGCCACAGAGCAGCACGGTTCACCTGGAGGGGAGGGTGCTTCTATAATGgaagagcacacagagagggtggACACAGGTGAGCACTGCACTGATGCCCAACATCAAAGAGCCTGATCATGACCATCAGCAAAAACTGGAGGAAATGACATGGGTACCACATGGTGGAAATGTCCTTTAAAGCACCTTTTTTCTCACTTTcattctccctctgtctctcttcttcaTTCCTTTTATTCAGGTCAGCAGTTTTCTGCCCACACGTACCTCTGCCCTCTCTGCGGAACCTTCTGTCCCGATGCCTTGTTTCTGGAGGAGCACTTGAAAATGATGCACAGAGACAGCGCTGCGCACTCGCTGCAGTCCACTTCCAGCCCAGCTGCTCCTCTGGGTGAGGGGAGCGGGGCCCCCAGGAGGTGCGGGGGCGAGGAGCGGGGAGCAGGACGGGGGGTACGGGAGAAGAAGGTGGAGGGCGGCTACGAGTGCGGCGACTGCGGCCGGCACTTCAACTACCTGGGCAACCTGCGGCAGCACCAGCGCATCCACACGGGGGAGAAGCCCTTCGTGTGCCCGGAGTGCGGGGAGCGTTTCCGCCACGCGGCCCGGCTCAAGAGCCACCGCCTGGGCCACAGCGGCGCCCAGAGCCCCTTCCCCTGCCCCCAGTGCGGGAAGGGCTTCCCCGTGCTGTCGGGGCTGAAGCGGCACCAGCGGGTGCACACGGGCGAGAGCCCCTATGCCTGCCCGCAGTGCGGCCGCCGCTTCAAGGAGCTGGGCAACCTCTATACCCACCAGCGCATCCACAGCGGTGCCACGCCTTACCGCTGCCAGCAGTGCAGTCGCAGCTTCCGCCACCTGGGCACCTACAAGAGCCACCGCTGCACCCCCGCCCAGTGACCCCCCCCTCTCCAACCCTGCCCCACGCGTGCTGTtagactgcccccccccccgtctgagCGACTGGCACAAACCCCTGAAACGACGGTGAACACGCCCAAGTTGCAGAAAACCGTGAACGAACCCTCAGGAGAAGGAGTCTAGTATGGGCGGCACCAGAGAGAGTCCTTTCCATCTTACAAGGGGACACTAATTAGCGCTGGTACCTGCCACCTGAAAGACAAAACTTTAATAATGGTTCAGCCTTTAGGTATTTGTTTCAAGATCTGATTGAGCAGAAATGTTATGTGTGCATGAGGTCCAGTTGAATTTTTCCATCTTTAGTGTGGCTGTACACAAGCGCATGCAAAAGTGCATTCTGATAACATCTGCATTTCCAGGCATAATGTGACCTTGCTTAATGCATATTGATGTTATACAGGCACATATGAGGACTTCTCATGCATACAAACACCCAtagacacaccacacactcaagATTACCAGCCTCTGCACTTGGATATTGTCAAGGATTCATGCCGGTGCCTGTGCTTTTGTTGCCTTTGCATTGCAGTCTtcttattttcaacatttcaaccCTTCAAACTGGCCAAGTGTTGCCTAGGAGGAGAGTGGaccaaaaaataaactgaaaaaaaaaactgagggaTTGATGCCACCTTGTGGATTTCCTGCAGTACTGCATCCATGAATCGACAGAAGACGGGGCCTCTTACGTTTTTTAAACTGCCTATTAGAAATACTTGAGTTGTTTaatcaattattttttctttccatcattatgtgaaatgtattaatgATAGATACACTTCCAGgtttttaaaatcttatttCTGCTATGTCTACCTGCCTTACACAGACGTTTAGATAAAAACTTTGAGGAAAATGTGATTTGAGATTGATCAGGTGATTTTTGCAGTATGACTTTAGTAAGGTTGTACTTCCAggaaattgtgaaaaataaaggGTCAGCTGCTTTGCAAGTTATGGAGATGTATGGTAACGTACCAGTTTTCAAAGCTAAATAGTCTCCACCAGACCCTGCAAAAAGTATTGATGTGCATATTTCATACAGattaataaatgtatgcaattaAAAACTATATATAGTCTGAAACTTCACACTCAAACAAAATAACCTTAGTTCTGTTTACTTACAACGTTTTTTAAATATCTATAGATGATTGCCATATATTTATGGTGGTTTCAGAACACAACAAGTGTGCTAATGACtggtttataaaaataaataaataaatggtatACATGGAGTGCTAGTGATTGACAATCTGCATTCTAATAAACGTCTTGCTTATTCGGTTGTGATTGGCTTGCGTGGAAGTACAGCGCAGTGACGCTTTCTACATTAGCTTTACGTTATTTGTCGATTTACCTTACGGGTAAATCGACAAACTGAACGACTGGACACTAAGTAGGTAGGCGGCTAGATATGTGGAAATCAGGAAGGCGATGGATCTGATTGCTGGGCCCATAACTGAAGTAACAGTATCTTTAActacatttacagaaatatatagCAATGGAGCAGTTTGAAATATTGATAATAATGAATAACAGATATATTTAGATGTAATCAGATGgataatcattttaaacatatcGGACATTCTTATTTGCCTAAATAGGC contains:
- the pfdn2 gene encoding prefoldin subunit 2, with protein sequence MAASSSSSTAASKTNNSTGGKQSGPSAEQVVAAFQRMRQEQRSMAAKSAELEMEINEHSLVIDTLREVDPTRKCYRLVGGVLVERTVKEVLPALESNKEQISRIVESLNTQMQTKGRELTEYRERYNIRLVGEEDGPGKAGAAANRESEGGGSKGGAGVLVS
- the nit1 gene encoding deaminated glutathione amidase — encoded protein: MLVFGITSRSQARHLLRHHLTRISSLTCESRRMSSSNPVAAVCQVTSTPDKEVNFAACKRLMEQAKERGASMVFLPEGFDYIGSSRDETLQLSESLEGHTISRYSQLARNLGVWLSLGGFHERGGDWETDRRIYNSHIILNEQGDIVSVYRKGHLFDVELKEKGVSLRESAFTIPGPSLTPPVQTPIGKVGLGVCYDLRFPELSLALLRHGAEILTYPSAFTVATGAAHWEVLLRARAIETQCFVLAAAQVGSHHAKRASYGHALAVDPWGKVIGDCGGAETGVALVEIDMQKLRDTRTNMPVQQHWRSAEFYSSLD
- the znf16l gene encoding zinc finger protein 16-like; the encoded protein is MSRKRLHCFTEVSLSPDPQNAFMDTTGPPSRIDEDFSEFEPDEELLSSMSDITEHLGRNISVVLEAALSEIRKMVSVRIRVLKMELREKTDEIEVLKARLETVEREGRDQLPGSAAAEAAAAFRKSDFHPGNKYNSDPKKAKPGAPGIKKENIDAICDYLMKDKNSRSGAELDSDQSIPPSDRDSRLDPQSHSSVNLWTDSGINSGGPGDGETDTTPEDIFSMLPSGSKRIYDYEWITGVEYPPDLKGGREPKCEGSAPTDGDEVAEDESEGRRGVLGHSPAPADHTHTPEFATEQHGSPGGEGASIMEEHTERVDTGQQFSAHTYLCPLCGTFCPDALFLEEHLKMMHRDSAAHSLQSTSSPAAPLGEGSGAPRRCGGEERGAGRGVREKKVEGGYECGDCGRHFNYLGNLRQHQRIHTGEKPFVCPECGERFRHAARLKSHRLGHSGAQSPFPCPQCGKGFPVLSGLKRHQRVHTGESPYACPQCGRRFKELGNLYTHQRIHSGATPYRCQQCSRSFRHLGTYKSHRCTPAQ